Genomic segment of Tautonia rosea:
AGTCCTTGCCGGCTTCGAGCGTTCCCACCACGTTCGAGGAGATGTGCATGACGTGACTGTAGCGCTCGATTTTCATGACTTCGGTCAACCGCACGCTCGATCGCTCGGCGACGCGACCGACATCATTGCGGCCAAGGTCGATAAGCATGACGTGTTCGGCTCGTTCCTTCGGGTCGGCCAGTAACTCCTCGGCCAGGGCTTGGTCCTCCTCCTCGTCCTTGCCTCGGCGACGAGTCCCAGCCAACGGTCGGATCGTCACCTCTCCGTCTTCGACACGCACCAGAATCTCGGGAGACGAGCCGATCAGGCAAAACTCTTCGAACGGCAGATAAAACAGAAAGGGGCTCGGATTGACGACCCGCAAGGCCCGGTAAATATCAAACGGCTCCGCGGTTGTGTCGACCCGAAACCGCTGGCTCGGTACCACCTGGAAAACGTCTCCGGCTTTGATGTATTCCCGACACCTCCGCACCGCATTTTCGAACTGCTCACGCGTCATGTTCGAGGCGGGTTCCAGCTTGGGGGCACCTTTAGTGTCAAGATCGACCGGAGGCAAGTCGGGACCCGGCCCTGAAAGCCGCTCGACTAACTCCTTCAGTCGTTCAGCGGCTCGATCATATGCGATCGCTACGGACTCAGGATCGTTCGGGATCTCGGGCCGCGCCTGAGCCACCACCAGAACGGTCTTTCGAATATGATCGAAGATCACCATCCGGTCGAAAAAGGCGAAGGCAAGATCCGGCAATCCCCGATCGTCTCGAGGTGGGTTCGGTAAGCGTTCGGTGTACCGAACCGCGTCGTACGAGGCATAACCAACCGCCCCACCGCAAAAGCGTGGAAGACCCGGCAGATGGATCGACCCGTACTGCCGGACCAGTTCTCGAAGATTCTCAAAGGGGTCGGCTGATTCGAATTCCTGGGGCTTCCCAGTACCATCGGTCGGGACGATCGAAACGTGAAGTCCTCTGGCCTCGAATCGCAGGAACGGCTCGGTGCCGAGGAAGCTGTATCGTCCGACCTTCTCCCCTCCGACAACGCTCTCAAACAAAAAGGAGGGGCCGGGCCGGGCGATGCGAGCAAATGCCGAAACGGGGGTCAATCCGTCGCTCGTCAATTCCCGATACACCGGAAAGCCCGGTGCCTGGCCGATCAGCGTAGCAATGTGATCAAGGCTGGGATGGAGGATCGGCCTGGCGGGTCGCGAGTCGCTCATGAGCGGAGATCGATTTTCGAAGACTTCGAGACAGGAAGGCACCTCAGTATGACCGGTTGACTGATCTTATCAGCCTCCTGATTCCTTCGGCAAGCTGGGCTCCCGCCAGCTCTGGCTTCCATCAAGAGATACGCTCGGCTTCAATCGGTGTTCCTGCGCTGGCAATCCCGGTTGCTTGACAGGTCGGGGGGCATCATTACAATGGAACGCGATCGTCAATGCTGATGAAACACGACCCCCCCGCGCCGTGTCCTTGACCGATTCTCGCGGAGGGTCCGGCCGATCTCGCGGCGGGGTCCGCCGGTTCTGATCGGGTCCGGGGACCGCGGCGATGAAATGCCAGAAGTGCTCCAAGCCGGCGACCTACCACATTACCGACCTCGACCCCGAGGCTCCGGGTACGTTCGCCGTCTTCCATTTTTGCGATGAGCACGCCTTGCAGCATCTCGCTCCCGCTGCATCTCAACCTGAAAGCCTCCCGGTCGGGCAGCTTGCCAAGGACCTGGTTTCCGGCTCCGGCTCGACGCTCGAATCCTCGCCGGCCGATGCCCTGAGCTGCCCGAACTGTCAGATCAGCTTTGCCGAATTTCGGAGCACCGGCCGCCTCGGTTGCCCTTACGATTACGAGGTCTTCCGAGATGAATTGATGCCCTTGCTCGAAAATATTCATGGCGAAACCCGCCATTCGGGGAAGGCTCCCAAGCGAGCGCCTCGAACGAGCCGACTCCAAAATACTCTGATCCGGCTGCGGAACGATCTGAAGCGCGCGATTGCCGCCGAAGATTACGAGGCCGCCGCCCGGCTTCGTGATGAGATCCGCACTCTCGAACAGGAGCAGGGGCGTTGACCCGAATCGGCCTCGTCGGGATCGTCGCCTGCTTTCCCATGAC
This window contains:
- the trpE gene encoding anthranilate synthase component I, giving the protein MSDSRPARPILHPSLDHIATLIGQAPGFPVYRELTSDGLTPVSAFARIARPGPSFLFESVVGGEKVGRYSFLGTEPFLRFEARGLHVSIVPTDGTGKPQEFESADPFENLRELVRQYGSIHLPGLPRFCGGAVGYASYDAVRYTERLPNPPRDDRGLPDLAFAFFDRMVIFDHIRKTVLVVAQARPEIPNDPESVAIAYDRAAERLKELVERLSGPGPDLPPVDLDTKGAPKLEPASNMTREQFENAVRRCREYIKAGDVFQVVPSQRFRVDTTAEPFDIYRALRVVNPSPFLFYLPFEEFCLIGSSPEILVRVEDGEVTIRPLAGTRRRGKDEEEDQALAEELLADPKERAEHVMLIDLGRNDVGRVAERSSVRLTEVMKIERYSHVMHISSNVVGTLEAGKDCFDALRAGLPAGTVSGAPKVRAMEIIDEVEPTRRGPYGGAVGYIDSTGNMDTCIALRTLVVQGNLADIQAGAGIVFDSDPATEYEETVSKARGMIKAIELAQDRLTPARSVSE
- a CDS encoding UvrB/UvrC motif-containing protein; amino-acid sequence: MKCQKCSKPATYHITDLDPEAPGTFAVFHFCDEHALQHLAPAASQPESLPVGQLAKDLVSGSGSTLESSPADALSCPNCQISFAEFRSTGRLGCPYDYEVFRDELMPLLENIHGETRHSGKAPKRAPRTSRLQNTLIRLRNDLKRAIAAEDYEAAARLRDEIRTLEQEQGR